The Natronomonas salsuginis genome includes a region encoding these proteins:
- a CDS encoding lasso peptide biosynthesis B2 protein → MITTARKLVSLSRGELLLLGTTTVLLLTSRALLTLVRLDWTHRALDRLVRVLPPYASVRDPDTIPWVVAVTDAYIPIYFSCLMRALVGERLFAVNGYRTQIHLGVAKDDEFEAHAWVERRGEIVIGELDEHARFRPLDTYCPP, encoded by the coding sequence ATGATCACCACAGCTCGTAAACTCGTCTCGTTATCCCGGGGTGAGCTGCTCTTACTCGGAACGACGACGGTGTTACTCCTCACGAGTCGAGCGTTGCTCACCCTCGTCAGGTTGGATTGGACCCACCGGGCGCTCGATCGGCTCGTTCGCGTCCTCCCGCCTTACGCGTCCGTACGCGATCCGGACACGATTCCGTGGGTAGTCGCGGTTACGGACGCCTACATCCCGATCTACTTTTCGTGTCTCATGCGTGCGCTCGTCGGCGAGCGGCTGTTCGCGGTGAACGGGTACCGAACGCAGATCCACCTCGGCGTGGCCAAAGACGACGAGTTCGAAGCCCACGCGTGGGTCGAGCGTCGCGGGGAGATCGTGATCGGCGAACTCGACGAACACGCCAGATTTCGGCCGTTGGATACGTACTGTCCACCGTGA
- a CDS encoding Rieske (2Fe-2S) protein, whose product MAMRYRLTSVETVLDSGSWLFTARDGRGEDIEVVLVPCEDADSTIEAWINRCTHEDQRLYREGVGVVVRDGGVVCPKHGSIFDSCSGDCENGPADGSTLASIEVTVDDGQVYLTDEDATYLHDGPSADDDADDSGDGPDSTSHLRF is encoded by the coding sequence ATGGCGATGCGCTATCGGCTCACGAGCGTCGAAACCGTGCTGGATTCCGGCTCCTGGCTGTTCACCGCCCGCGACGGTCGCGGCGAAGACATCGAGGTGGTCCTCGTCCCCTGCGAGGACGCCGACTCCACCATCGAAGCGTGGATCAATCGATGCACCCACGAAGACCAACGACTGTACCGCGAGGGCGTCGGCGTCGTCGTCCGCGACGGCGGCGTCGTCTGTCCCAAACACGGCTCGATATTCGATAGCTGCTCGGGCGACTGTGAAAACGGCCCCGCCGACGGGTCGACGCTCGCCTCGATCGAGGTCACCGTCGACGACGGACAGGTGTATCTGACCGACGAGGACGCGACGTATCTCCACGACGGTCCGAGCGCGGATGACGATGCCGACGATTCCGGGGACGGGCCGGATTCGACCTCTCACCTCCGATTCTGA
- a CDS encoding orc1/cdc6 family replication initiation protein translates to MIQDARVLQDEFIPREIVHRHEQMNRLAAALEPVVEDGTPQDALLVGPSGAGKTCLARHSLDKLNEQLLDVDDLDLEGDRPNATGPGIKFVHRPDQGTPLKNKHKSERWNSISAGVARVLDDYISDQRVESYDEHGREPLISTKHGRMTHSSIRTKMYQVSRPCWYGDGCPHDREIETCEATEVGKRSRCPSARSPHDFRSGRLTYYRIKEVDKTVVSDRMDASEKVLDKHYDRRSERQKAEQRRSHLPDL, encoded by the coding sequence ATGATACAGGACGCGCGGGTACTCCAAGACGAGTTCATCCCCCGCGAGATCGTCCACCGACACGAGCAGATGAATCGGCTCGCCGCCGCCCTCGAGCCCGTTGTCGAAGACGGTACACCGCAGGATGCGCTCCTCGTCGGTCCCTCCGGTGCAGGCAAAACCTGTCTCGCTCGCCACTCGCTCGACAAACTCAACGAACAGCTGCTCGACGTCGACGATCTCGATCTCGAAGGAGATCGGCCAAATGCCACGGGACCGGGAATCAAGTTCGTCCATCGGCCAGATCAAGGAACGCCGCTGAAGAACAAGCACAAGAGCGAGCGCTGGAACAGCATCAGTGCCGGCGTTGCTCGAGTGCTCGATGACTACATCAGCGACCAGCGGGTCGAAAGTTACGATGAACACGGGAGAGAGCCGCTGATTTCGACCAAGCACGGACGAATGACCCATAGCTCGATTCGAACCAAAATGTACCAGGTCTCTCGCCCGTGCTGGTACGGGGACGGGTGTCCGCACGATCGCGAGATCGAGACGTGTGAGGCAACCGAGGTGGGAAAGCGAAGTCGCTGTCCGTCAGCTCGCTCCCCGCACGACTTCCGAAGTGGGAGGCTCACTTACTACAGGATCAAGGAAGTCGACAAGACGGTGGTGAGCGATCGGATGGATGCGAGCGAGAAGGTCCTCGACAAACACTACGATCGCCGATCGGAGCGACAGAAGGCTGAACAGCGCCGTTCGCACCTTCCAGATCTATGA
- a CDS encoding DUF7563 family protein → MGDDLHCEQCGNSVSEQFARVFGDNSNTVHACYSCESHQAIERGAASDATPAISGSRTRSSNSTSWARNS, encoded by the coding sequence ATGGGTGACGATCTCCACTGCGAACAGTGCGGCAACTCGGTCAGCGAGCAGTTCGCTCGTGTCTTCGGCGACAACTCGAACACGGTCCATGCGTGCTACAGCTGTGAATCGCATCAGGCGATCGAGCGCGGCGCTGCCTCGGATGCAACCCCTGCCATTTCGGGCTCACGCACGCGATCGTCTAACTCGACCAGTTGGGCTCGGAACTCCTGA
- a CDS encoding type II toxin-antitoxin system HicA family toxin: protein MSRQRFTGEEIVKALTKMGFVPVDRTGSHFKLRYIHSETEEVRNVTVPMGGEIPPGTLRSIADQCGADDFHAWCEWIDTHA, encoded by the coding sequence GTGAGCCGGCAACGCTTTACTGGCGAGGAAATCGTCAAAGCCCTCACCAAGATGGGGTTCGTTCCAGTCGACCGAACGGGGAGCCACTTCAAACTCCGATACATTCATTCCGAAACCGAAGAAGTACGCAACGTCACCGTCCCAATGGGTGGGGAGATCCCGCCCGGAACCCTTCGATCGATCGCCGACCAGTGCGGTGCCGACGACTTCCATGCGTGGTGCGAATGGATCGACACCCACGCCTGA
- a CDS encoding type II toxin-antitoxin system HicB family antitoxin codes for MAVHADRDDAKNEGVEFIHEDDGSITARDIETGVASFGDTKAEALSMLAEALALHSGEAGEPVTDEDFREIGIDPETVSDDLEPSTAPWFDSDDESDHS; via the coding sequence ATGGCAGTCCACGCTGACCGGGACGATGCGAAAAACGAAGGCGTCGAGTTCATCCACGAGGATGACGGCTCGATCACCGCTCGCGACATCGAAACCGGCGTGGCATCCTTCGGCGACACCAAAGCAGAAGCCCTTTCGATGCTCGCCGAAGCGCTTGCTCTTCACAGCGGCGAGGCCGGCGAGCCCGTCACTGATGAGGATTTTCGAGAGATCGGCATCGATCCCGAGACCGTCTCGGACGATCTCGAACCTTCGACGGCACCGTGGTTCGATAGCGACGACGAATCTGACCACTCGTGA
- a CDS encoding DUF7692 domain-containing protein — protein sequence MRIRTDGKHSHRDGTIDRAADFWSCNKTTALMKSAEFTYRMDQNIRELFERDDLTIRQKREIADTLTVPATYEIEIAEEVQLHTE from the coding sequence ATGCGTATTCGAACGGACGGCAAACACAGCCATCGCGACGGGACCATCGACCGAGCCGCTGACTTCTGGAGCTGCAACAAAACGACCGCACTCATGAAATCGGCGGAGTTCACTTACCGGATGGACCAAAATATCCGCGAACTCTTCGAGCGAGATGATCTCACCATCCGGCAGAAACGCGAGATCGCAGACACGCTCACCGTCCCAGCGACCTACGAAATCGAGATCGCCGAAGAGGTCCAGTTGCACACCGAGTAG
- a CDS encoding DUF7845 domain-containing protein → MNAAFIDPAWHEVAVNLVFGDRGACCQHGLEPFYAAEKIVRDNDGSKRARCRVGDHSVSLKLYYQNSGIGSLNHSSSALETIREFRIAWEVIDENDDIGERSGNIHIAPRTPNMTDQNGKSISTPKDLTGVNCRILGSNFPLDLYGELLQRATTALGFDSQYFAQERIHQGYSNIQDAARYVRLIRGESGPVHSVDGVLARISNLLANDREGYRKYVADDTETPGYYHTATIGPKRAGELIHQHHLPKEFKHYLAREADSLDPEDPLYHPKVEVSLQTSRTDDPIRWEERERVARELDEALLNLLQWEDYPITDDDLDDDDRDGGDPPGGIGPFVEDQYFLAETNQRQRRVFDDPTPELQSSQESLVMKHVVDGFEESDDDVLATLVTDGGQISPEDIADEHGWHIQTVYRAIDRLEDLVEHHYGKLSLRSNHIAQQVHQYVQAAREHATDAMDTLARSLEHEIGLELSNDALLEWLDQFGVDVDVRREAQLELRFGNVDMYRSEFAVDLTTGLYQWMKAGWERERFLNATVDVRLKDGQYRMSAQELLKRH, encoded by the coding sequence ATGAACGCCGCATTCATCGACCCAGCGTGGCACGAGGTCGCGGTCAACCTCGTCTTCGGTGATCGCGGTGCATGCTGTCAGCACGGTCTCGAGCCGTTCTACGCAGCCGAAAAAATTGTCCGCGATAACGATGGCTCAAAACGCGCGCGCTGTCGCGTGGGCGATCACTCTGTCTCCCTGAAACTCTACTACCAGAACTCTGGGATCGGATCGCTCAATCATTCCTCGTCAGCTCTCGAGACGATTCGAGAATTTCGTATCGCGTGGGAAGTGATCGATGAGAATGACGATATTGGGGAGCGATCCGGCAACATCCACATCGCGCCTCGAACGCCGAACATGACTGATCAGAACGGTAAGTCAATCTCAACGCCGAAGGACCTCACAGGTGTCAACTGCCGCATCCTCGGGAGTAACTTCCCGCTCGATCTCTACGGAGAGCTGTTACAGCGAGCGACGACAGCGCTCGGCTTCGACTCGCAGTACTTCGCTCAAGAGCGGATTCACCAAGGGTATAGCAACATCCAAGATGCGGCTCGATACGTCCGTTTGATCCGCGGCGAATCAGGACCGGTTCACTCTGTTGACGGCGTGCTCGCCCGGATCTCGAACCTGCTCGCGAACGATCGCGAAGGCTATCGGAAGTACGTGGCTGATGACACCGAGACTCCCGGCTATTACCACACGGCGACGATCGGCCCGAAGCGCGCTGGCGAACTGATCCATCAGCACCATCTCCCGAAAGAGTTCAAACACTATCTCGCTCGAGAAGCCGACAGCCTCGATCCTGAAGATCCGCTGTATCACCCGAAAGTCGAAGTCTCGTTGCAGACATCTCGAACAGACGATCCGATCCGCTGGGAAGAGCGTGAGCGAGTTGCTCGCGAACTCGACGAAGCGCTGTTGAATCTGCTACAGTGGGAGGACTATCCCATTACTGACGACGATCTCGATGACGACGATCGCGATGGTGGAGATCCACCCGGTGGGATTGGTCCGTTCGTCGAAGATCAATACTTCCTCGCCGAGACGAACCAGCGACAACGACGGGTGTTCGATGATCCAACACCCGAGCTGCAGAGCAGCCAAGAATCACTCGTGATGAAACATGTTGTCGATGGCTTCGAAGAGAGCGACGACGATGTGCTCGCGACACTGGTGACGGACGGTGGTCAAATCTCGCCAGAAGATATCGCGGATGAACACGGCTGGCACATCCAGACAGTGTATCGGGCGATTGATCGCCTCGAAGATCTCGTCGAGCACCACTACGGCAAGCTGTCGCTTCGATCGAACCACATCGCTCAACAGGTACATCAGTACGTACAGGCAGCGCGTGAGCACGCGACAGACGCGATGGATACGCTCGCCCGCTCGCTCGAGCACGAGATCGGGCTCGAGTTGTCAAACGACGCGCTGTTGGAGTGGCTCGATCAGTTCGGTGTGGACGTCGACGTTCGCCGTGAGGCTCAGCTCGAACTCCGATTCGGGAACGTCGACATGTACCGTAGCGAGTTCGCCGTTGATCTGACGACTGGACTGTACCAGTGGATGAAAGCAGGCTGGGAACGCGAACGATTCCTGAATGCGACGGTTGACGTGCGGCTGAAAGACGGCCAGTATCGGATGTCGGCCCAGGAGTTGTTGAAGAGGCACTGA
- a CDS encoding RNA polymerase subunit sigma-24, whose product MSPQLSLTDFDDNGLRDLSALTDAEREAYVAVERQSVPVRQLARETNRRPGTIGNLLKRARLRLDDREAEVSDTW is encoded by the coding sequence GTGAGCCCGCAGCTGAGCCTCACCGACTTCGACGACAACGGGCTCAGAGACCTCTCAGCGCTCACCGACGCAGAACGAGAGGCCTACGTCGCAGTCGAGCGCCAAAGCGTTCCTGTCCGTCAGCTCGCCCGCGAGACTAACCGCCGTCCCGGTACGATCGGCAACCTGCTCAAACGCGCGCGCCTTCGACTCGACGATCGCGAAGCGGAGGTGTCGGACACGTGGTGA
- a CDS encoding double zinc ribbon domain-containing protein, which produces MSKITFRADDELIRQLEEFDASKSEVMREALRTYLDENDGSGVNAPEERSKGETTRDASDGSLDDIIAERVDEIIAERLTNAYTPPTPQDVNVNITLDGDSTDVSHESDETRKTPTVDRENASDDRDDECKQCGENLPQSAVYCSNCGEKASHRVFCECGDELRSDWGFCPGCGRRTPAADVLQDS; this is translated from the coding sequence ATGAGCAAGATCACCTTCCGGGCTGACGACGAGCTCATCCGGCAGCTCGAGGAGTTCGACGCCTCGAAGAGCGAGGTGATGCGCGAGGCGCTCCGGACGTATCTCGACGAGAACGACGGCTCTGGCGTAAACGCGCCCGAGGAACGCTCGAAAGGTGAGACGACGCGCGACGCATCCGACGGCTCGCTCGACGACATCATCGCCGAGCGAGTCGACGAAATAATCGCCGAGCGGTTGACGAACGCGTATACGCCTCCAACGCCCCAAGACGTGAACGTAAACATCACGCTTGATGGTGATTCTACCGATGTGTCTCACGAGTCGGACGAGACGCGTAAGACGCCGACGGTCGATCGTGAAAACGCGTCCGACGATCGGGATGACGAGTGTAAACAATGTGGGGAAAACCTACCGCAGTCTGCCGTTTACTGCTCAAACTGTGGGGAGAAAGCGAGCCATCGTGTCTTCTGTGAGTGCGGCGACGAGCTCCGGTCGGACTGGGGATTCTGCCCCGGATGTGGCCGACGCACGCCCGCTGCGGACGTTCTCCAAGACTCGTAA
- a CDS encoding ribbon-helix-helix domain-containing protein has translation MERVTLRIPKQQIEQVERMVDTGQFPNRSEAIRSAVREMINEQETEPREKNRPWAKV, from the coding sequence ATGGAGCGTGTGACACTACGAATCCCGAAGCAGCAGATTGAACAGGTCGAACGCATGGTCGATACGGGGCAATTCCCGAACCGGAGCGAGGCGATTCGCTCCGCCGTGCGCGAGATGATAAACGAGCAGGAGACGGAGCCTCGCGAAAAGAACCGTCCGTGGGCGAAGGTGTAG
- the ftsZ gene encoding cell division protein FtsZ, whose product MQDIVNSALENAEAEQRDMDANLADDDEFGDPRIVIVGCGGAGNNTVNRLYNIGVDGADTVAINTDKQHLKMIEADTKILVGKSLTNGLGAGGDPSMGERATEMAQGTIKEVLGEADLVFVTAGMGGGTGTGAAPVVSKIAKEQGAIVVGMVSTPFNVERARTVKAEEGLEKLRNEADSIIVLDNNRLLDYVPNLPIGKAFSVMDQIIAETVKGISETITQPSLINLDYADMTSIMNQGGVAVMLVGETQDKNKTKEVVNDAMNHPLLDVDYRGASGGLVHITGGPDLTLKEAEGIAQNITERLEASANVIWGARIQEEYKGKVRVMAIMTGVQSAQILGPTTQKQADASRQAIEGIDDDEFSSSSNSGGQFNVGETDGGRSELEQNNGIDVVR is encoded by the coding sequence ATGCAGGACATCGTCAACTCCGCGCTGGAGAACGCCGAAGCCGAACAGCGAGACATGGACGCAAACCTGGCTGACGACGATGAGTTCGGCGATCCGCGGATCGTCATCGTCGGCTGTGGCGGCGCGGGTAACAACACCGTCAACCGCCTGTACAACATCGGCGTCGACGGTGCGGACACCGTCGCGATCAACACCGACAAACAGCACCTGAAGATGATCGAGGCGGATACGAAGATCCTCGTCGGCAAATCCCTGACCAACGGGCTCGGGGCCGGCGGCGACCCCTCGATGGGCGAGCGCGCCACCGAGATGGCCCAAGGGACGATCAAGGAGGTCCTCGGCGAGGCCGATCTCGTCTTCGTCACCGCGGGCATGGGCGGTGGCACCGGAACCGGGGCCGCACCGGTCGTCTCGAAGATCGCCAAAGAGCAGGGCGCGATAGTCGTGGGGATGGTCTCGACGCCGTTCAACGTCGAGCGCGCCCGCACGGTGAAAGCCGAGGAGGGGCTCGAAAAGCTCCGCAACGAGGCCGACTCGATCATCGTCCTCGACAACAACCGGCTGCTCGATTACGTCCCGAACCTTCCGATCGGCAAGGCCTTCTCCGTGATGGACCAGATCATCGCCGAGACGGTCAAGGGGATCTCGGAGACGATCACGCAACCGTCGCTCATCAACCTCGACTACGCCGACATGACGTCGATCATGAATCAGGGCGGCGTCGCGGTGATGTTAGTCGGCGAGACCCAGGACAAGAACAAGACGAAGGAGGTCGTCAACGACGCGATGAACCACCCGCTTCTCGACGTCGATTATCGAGGTGCTTCGGGCGGTCTGGTCCACATCACGGGTGGCCCGGACCTCACCCTCAAAGAGGCCGAGGGAATCGCTCAGAACATCACCGAACGCCTCGAAGCTTCCGCGAACGTCATCTGGGGCGCGCGCATTCAAGAGGAGTACAAGGGCAAGGTCCGCGTCATGGCGATCATGACCGGCGTTCAGTCCGCCCAGATTCTCGGCCCGACGACACAAAAGCAAGCCGACGCCTCCCGGCAGGCGATCGAGGGTATCGACGACGACGAGTTCAGCTCCTCGAGCAACTCCGGCGGCCAGTTCAACGTCGGCGAGACCGACGGCGGCCGCTCGGAACTCGAGCAGAACAACGGTATTGACGTTGTCAGATAA
- the ncsA gene encoding tRNA 2-thiolation protein NcsA, producing MQCDKCGEDAVMHAAYSGLHLCESHFRRSVESRVRRRIRDDALISDTATGENPETWLIGLSGGKDSVVLTHLLHETFAADPRIELVALTIHEGIEGYRDASLDACLELTDDLDIDHEVVSYADEYDVEMDSVAEDDPLGMAPCAYCGVFRRDALSRYAEEYGADKLLTGHNLDDEAQTAMMNLLSGDVRQVAKHFDASLGSFNHREVDDDPFVPRAKPLRDIPEKEVALYAHLAALPVHMAECPHSSEAYRGEIQEHLYELEDGHPGTRHSIMSGYEELARLAAEAYRGDENAPRGECDRCGAPTNNEVCRKCELVDAVGGELPSDD from the coding sequence ATGCAGTGCGATAAATGCGGCGAGGATGCGGTCATGCACGCCGCGTACTCCGGGCTTCACCTCTGTGAGAGCCACTTTCGCCGGTCCGTCGAGTCGCGCGTCCGACGGCGGATCCGCGACGACGCGCTCATCTCCGATACCGCGACCGGCGAGAACCCCGAGACGTGGCTCATCGGCCTCTCGGGCGGCAAGGACAGCGTCGTGCTCACCCACCTCCTCCACGAGACGTTCGCGGCGGACCCGCGGATCGAACTCGTCGCGCTCACGATCCACGAGGGGATCGAGGGCTACCGGGACGCCTCCCTCGACGCGTGTCTCGAACTCACCGACGACCTCGACATCGATCACGAGGTCGTCAGCTACGCCGACGAATACGACGTCGAGATGGACTCGGTCGCCGAGGACGACCCGCTCGGGATGGCCCCGTGTGCGTACTGCGGCGTCTTCCGACGCGACGCGCTCTCACGGTACGCCGAGGAGTACGGTGCGGACAAGCTCCTGACGGGACACAACCTCGACGACGAGGCTCAGACCGCGATGATGAACCTGCTGTCGGGCGACGTCCGACAGGTCGCGAAACACTTCGACGCCTCGCTCGGGAGCTTCAACCACCGAGAGGTCGACGACGATCCGTTCGTACCGCGCGCGAAGCCGCTCCGGGACATCCCTGAAAAGGAGGTCGCCCTCTACGCCCACCTCGCGGCGCTCCCGGTACACATGGCAGAGTGCCCTCACTCGAGCGAGGCCTACCGCGGAGAGATACAGGAGCACCTCTACGAACTCGAGGACGGCCACCCCGGAACGCGGCACTCGATCATGTCCGGCTACGAGGAGCTCGCGCGGCTCGCAGCGGAGGCGTATCGCGGCGACGAGAACGCGCCGCGCGGTGAGTGCGACCGATGCGGCGCGCCAACGAACAACGAGGTCTGCCGGAAGTGCGAACTCGTCGACGCGGTCGGCGGCGAGCTGCCGAGTGACGACTGA
- a CDS encoding DUF7095 family protein, with protein MSYSRADAVERLRNVIETVESEPMPVPVREVWVFGDAVLGMDPIDRLGVYLTKELLFKDAPEREAEFESSLGVSGVGKTVSAEWADAFPERVRANAAGHAAPERCLAAHLFDDGEPVHVEVCNTGFEDNVTQRLRGAQARGDYTQLLDPRAACLWVDTDEGGRTSAEAFRKLETGEFVFPTLSASLSMLGMDDEEAERAAETLREQRSDRDGVSVRGDVV; from the coding sequence ATGAGCTATAGTCGGGCCGACGCGGTCGAGCGCCTCCGTAACGTCATCGAGACGGTCGAGTCCGAACCGATGCCGGTCCCGGTCCGCGAGGTGTGGGTCTTCGGCGACGCGGTGCTCGGTATGGACCCGATCGATCGCCTCGGCGTCTACCTGACGAAGGAGCTCCTGTTCAAGGACGCCCCGGAGCGGGAGGCGGAGTTCGAATCGAGCCTCGGCGTCTCTGGCGTGGGGAAGACGGTCTCCGCGGAATGGGCCGACGCGTTCCCCGAGCGCGTCCGGGCGAACGCCGCGGGTCACGCCGCGCCCGAGCGCTGTCTGGCCGCCCATCTGTTCGACGACGGCGAGCCCGTCCACGTGGAGGTCTGCAACACCGGCTTCGAGGACAATGTCACTCAGCGATTGAGGGGCGCGCAGGCGAGGGGCGATTACACACAGCTGCTCGACCCGCGCGCCGCCTGTCTGTGGGTCGACACCGACGAGGGTGGCCGAACGAGCGCCGAGGCGTTCCGGAAGCTCGAAACCGGCGAGTTCGTCTTCCCGACGCTGTCGGCCAGCCTGTCGATGCTCGGCATGGACGACGAGGAGGCAGAACGCGCCGCCGAGACGCTCCGCGAGCAGCGCTCCGATCGCGACGGCGTCAGCGTTCGCGGTGACGTGGTGTAG
- a CDS encoding nucleotide-binding protein yields MVEALAVASGKGGTGKTTSTMALGMALAERYDVTVVDADTGMANLLFHAGLADVETTLHDVLVDGGAPVEAATYERFGMSVVPCGTSLAAFEAADPERLRDVVADLAADTDVLLLDSPATLGSKSAVLPIVLADRVVVVLNPTVPSISDGLKVQEYALSYGSEIAGTVFNRARGDITEVREKAERYFEGPTLATVPESDAVRAARSAGVPLLAHAPETPAADAFRTAADRLSVNDGDSAAVADRFRNVVVPDPL; encoded by the coding sequence ATGGTCGAAGCGCTCGCCGTGGCCTCTGGCAAGGGCGGCACCGGCAAGACGACGAGTACGATGGCGCTCGGAATGGCGCTTGCCGAACGCTACGACGTGACCGTCGTCGACGCCGATACCGGGATGGCGAACCTCCTGTTTCACGCGGGGCTCGCGGACGTCGAAACAACGCTACACGACGTTCTCGTCGATGGCGGCGCGCCCGTCGAGGCGGCCACGTACGAGCGGTTCGGCATGTCCGTCGTCCCCTGCGGCACCTCCCTCGCCGCCTTCGAAGCGGCCGACCCCGAACGGCTCCGCGACGTCGTCGCCGACCTCGCCGCCGACACTGACGTCCTGTTGCTCGACTCGCCCGCGACGCTGGGTTCGAAGAGCGCCGTCCTCCCGATCGTGCTGGCCGACCGCGTCGTGGTCGTCCTCAACCCGACAGTTCCGTCGATCTCCGACGGCCTCAAAGTGCAGGAGTACGCGCTGTCGTACGGCTCGGAGATCGCCGGCACGGTGTTCAACCGCGCCCGCGGTGACATCACCGAGGTGCGCGAGAAGGCCGAGCGCTACTTCGAGGGGCCGACGCTCGCGACGGTGCCCGAGAGCGACGCCGTTCGGGCGGCCCGCTCGGCCGGTGTACCGCTCCTCGCACACGCGCCCGAGACGCCGGCCGCCGACGCGTTCCGGACCGCCGCGGATCGGCTCTCGGTGAACGACGGCGACTCCGCGGCCGTCGCCGACCGGTTCCGAAACGTCGTGGTCCCCGATCCGCTATGA
- a CDS encoding 2'-5' RNA ligase family protein, with amino-acid sequence MYSCNAPVPADVSRLARGLASDCFDATPRDRHTLVVKRLGDGAPASLARRIRRELAGVGPFDARTGGVGVFRSPPVGRGPVAYLRIESPGLLECHRRLCTAFDPIDGIEGDDYVPHVTIARGGDADRLAGREFDDVTWTVESLWAWAAEYGEAVERISLPIR; translated from the coding sequence GTGTACAGCTGTAACGCGCCGGTACCGGCAGACGTATCCAGACTCGCGCGCGGCCTCGCGAGCGATTGTTTCGACGCGACGCCCCGAGATCGACACACGCTCGTCGTCAAGCGACTCGGCGACGGCGCACCCGCAAGCCTCGCCCGACGGATCAGGCGTGAACTGGCGGGTGTCGGCCCGTTCGACGCCCGGACCGGCGGCGTGGGCGTCTTCCGATCGCCGCCGGTCGGCCGCGGTCCCGTCGCGTATCTCCGGATCGAATCGCCTGGGCTCCTCGAGTGTCATCGGCGACTCTGTACCGCGTTCGATCCGATCGACGGGATCGAAGGCGACGACTACGTTCCGCACGTGACTATCGCTCGCGGCGGCGACGCCGACCGGCTGGCCGGACGCGAGTTCGACGACGTGACGTGGACGGTCGAGTCGCTGTGGGCGTGGGCCGCGGAGTACGGCGAGGCGGTCGAACGGATCTCGCTCCCGATCCGGTGA
- a CDS encoding DUF7554 family protein produces the protein MFDRGALEVEDLLKIVLLLVIAILVLEIVGEFISILASIGPVIAIVIVVLIVAYFLDYL, from the coding sequence ATGTTCGACAGGGGCGCACTCGAAGTCGAGGACCTGCTGAAGATCGTCCTCCTGCTCGTGATCGCGATACTCGTCTTGGAGATCGTCGGGGAGTTCATCAGCATCCTCGCGTCGATCGGCCCGGTCATCGCGATCGTGATCGTCGTCCTCATCGTCGCGTACTTCCTCGATTATCTCTAG